Proteins co-encoded in one Perca flavescens isolate YP-PL-M2 chromosome 11, PFLA_1.0, whole genome shotgun sequence genomic window:
- the LOC114564684 gene encoding galactose-specific lectin nattectin-like yields MTSVFPLALLLCLSSGLLTAYGAPPCPPNWTQFGSRCFAFYIQTKTWIDAETFCQTIGGNLASIHSAEENTFLRDFINQVTGTYKNAWIGGSDTVQEGTWMWTDGSKFNYKIFNAGQPDNAGGAENCLEMNFEVKNWNDRTCSTPLSFVCSKNLCV; encoded by the exons ATGACATCAGTCTTTCCGTTAGCTTTGTTGCTCTGTTTGTCCAGCGGACTGTTGACTGCATAT GGTGCACCTCCCTGCCCTCCTAATTGGACACAGTTTGGCTCTCGCTGTTTCGCTTTCTACATCCAGACAAAGACCTGGATCGATGCAGAG ACCTTCTGCCAGACCATTGGTGGGAATCTGGCTTCCATCCACTCAGCTGAGGAAAATACATTCCTCAGAGACTTCATTAACCAAGTGACTGGTACATATAAAAATGCCTGGATCGGAGGCAGTGACACAGTGCAG GAGGGTACGTGGATGTGGACTGATGGATCCAAATTCAACTACAAAATCTTCAATGCGGGGCAGCCTGACAATGCCGGTGGAGCGGAGAACTGTCTTGAGATGAACTTTGAAg TAAAGAACTGGAACGACAGGACTTGTAGCACCCCACTTTCTTTCGTCTGCTCCAagaacctgtgtgtgtaa